In Phaseolus vulgaris cultivar G19833 chromosome 3, P. vulgaris v2.0, whole genome shotgun sequence, the sequence gtatggAAGCTGACAATTAAAACCACACACAAAACAGATCAAATCCTACTTTAATTCTCAGCAAAAGCAATGGAAAGAATACAGAAAAGTTTATCAGCAGAGAAGATTTTGTATATCTAAATTACAGAACACAATTTCCCCATATTCCGCACTAGAGCAAAGCCTAGCTTAATGGATGGGAGGAGAGCAAGTTGTCACGGAAGATCAAAGTGAAAGTGTCATATGATTTTCACATTTACAATGTTTGAACTTATCAAATGCATATTTAACTTGGGAAAATGTGATTTTgcttaaaaaataatgtttggtttaatttttaaaaacacttttgcTAAGAAGTGAAAATATATAACTTCTGCATTGGGCTGAAAATTTTGTATCATACTACAAACTTGCTTTTTAGATTAAATTTTCAAATGTAAACCACTTTCTTCACACATGGTATGATAGGATTCATGGTAAACAGCTTTGGAATTGCTTTGTTCCCGGTCCAACATGATTTTAGtaaaatatagatttttttattaatgttcaGTAGAATTGATTTTGCCTCCAAACCGAGGTTTAACAAGAACTGATAAAACTCACTACGCCAAACCTGCTTTCAAGTTCAGCACATCCAAACAAAAATCACTTAccttataaatcaattttacaaaattaattacattCATAAAGAATTTTGTAAATGCTCAATCAAACATGCACTCCAAAATCAGgataatctaaaatcaactttaCAAATGTTCATTCAAGCACCCTAAATACCTTTGGAGGATGAGATTATTCCAAATCATTATCGAGATTATGACCTCTTACGACATTGTATAGAAACAAACAAGCATATTAGAAACCGTAAAAAACAAACTAATAGATCAAGAGAAGAAATGATACCCTGTGATTGGGTCGTGAAGTTACTGGCAAAGGCAGTATTGGCGGTTGAGCATCAGCAAAAACTGGCAGAGATGGCTCAGGAAATGACATTGATGTTACCTGAACCACTTCAACATCCTTATGAGGTGCTTGTGAAGGCTGACCTGAAGTAACTAACGATGGTCCAGGCTGCAATAATTGACCTGGGGTTATCAGAGAAGGGGCTGATGTTTCTGTATGGATAGAAGTTGATGATCCAACAACTGCTGGAGGCAACTGAGATCCAGTTTGATAGGCCAAGCTTGAACCTGAAATTGCATTTGGTTTGCTGTTGATGGGTGGCACTAGAGCATTTATTTCTGGACCAGAATTAGTCAGCAAAGTCAGTGATGGTAAGCTAGCAGCTAACATGGTTGGGGAAGTTGAAACATTGAGTGTCTTGTTTGTTACTGATACTGGCAAAATTTCAGAAGCAAGCGTTGCAGAAGGTGCAGGAGGCAAAGTGGATGGTGCAGGAGGCAAAGCAGAAGGCGCTGGGGGCAAATTAGATGGAGGTAAGGAAGCAGATATTACACTAGGGGTAGTAGTACTCACAGGTAGTAGTGATGATGGTAATTCTGGTAGGTTAGAAGATACAGCAGGTAATGAGTGACTAAAATTGGGATACTGCATAGGCTGCTGCATGGAGGAAGGCATTGATAAACCAGGTGGAGGTCGAAGCAAAGATTGTTGCGGTAATTGAGGAAGCCCATTGGGAGCACCATAATATCCTTGCCAATACATTGGCATGGCAAGCCTACCACCATTTGCATttggagcaggtggagaagctcCCCATGATCCTATGTTCCCTCCAGGTTGATACAAAGGCAAGGGCCCTTGAAAATTTGACCCAGGAAGTCCAAGCTGAGGGTTATGAGAGCTAAGATCAGTCAAAGGCCCACTTACAGCAGAAGGCAATGTTGTAGATGTGGGGACTGGACGAGGATAGTGAGACTGCAAAATGCAATACCATATAATTAGGAATACATTATTTAACTGATTCATTATTTACACAAAAGAAATCTCATTAACCTGAATAATAGCTGGGTCATTGTTGACTTGTGGAGGAGGCTGCACAGGTGGAGAGGATTTAACCTGTAAATCCTGCAGAAAAGAAATAAGACATGTCTCAGCTTATCTgacttatatataatatatatgaacATCGTTCAATCAATATTCCATGCAGTAACATCTAAACAAAGCCCTTATAGGCTAAACACATTAACTCATAAAACAGATAAGAAAATCTGGATCAGCCTTCTAATGTATTGGTATATTGAATCAAAGATTCTAGAACCAAGTTATACCATTAATGTTTCACAAAACTCACTCAAGTTACATGCCATTATTTCTAAGGTACTCTCAACAAAGTCAGGTACAAATACATACAACTtagggagaaaaaaaaaaaacttgtgcATATTACGTGCATAGTACCTTGATGTCAGTACCGCGGAAAAGTATGTACTCATAAACCTTGTCACCTGGGGGAATTTGCTGGCCATCCTTTTTCCTTCCTTCTGTTCCAAAAGATCGCACTGCAACACCAAGAACAAAAAAGAATCACTTTGTTAAATGAATCTATGATACTAAATAACATACTTAGATGGTCAAATTCGATGCTGCAATAACCCACACGGTTTCATGAAATCTATTGATCAAAATTCCTGATGATTTGAAATTCAATCAAAGAGCACAACCTTTATAAATACTACATAAACTTGCTTAATGTGTACATGACTTCAACTCCTAACCAATACACACACATACGAAGCATATCAAGTAAGAAATCAGGTATCATCACTTGTAAGATATAAGAATAACAAATATAGAACATTCAATCATATTTAAATGAGGATTAAAAGATAAATGCACGTGACATTTTTATGAGGTCATGTGACcattggatatatatatatatatgcaggGCACAACAATTATCATTGCAATTAAAGTTTGTTTGGATAGATAGAAAATAAGTAAACTATGATGCAAATCTTAGAATTAGAATACCACATATTGTGGTGGGAGAGACCTAGACCACATAAACCTCATATCAAAAACCCACACTTCCTATGTGGCAGTCAGGCAATACGGCTGTAACATTCCACCAGACTTTGTAATCTCTGAAGAAGATTATGTACAGGCTCAGATATCAATTGATATGAATTTCATAAGAACAGTACCTAAAAGCTAGCTAGTGTGGTGAGAGAGCCCAAGTCCACATTTAGAATCCCAATACAAAACATAAAATGGCCTAAGGGATGTGTTACAGCACTCACAGGGAGCTGTGCTAGTCAACAACAGCATCCATGATTGCCACGACACTGAGTGCTTACAAAAGCCATCAGAAAGGTGTCAAAAACCATCAGAAATTGCTAGAGATCGCACCAGATATAGTGGGTCATGAGTGTGATTCACAACCCTCGACATGACACAAAAGCGGAACACAACAGGCTACAATGGTTATAGATCATGTGAGACACCACAACAGCTCTACTAATACAGATATGTATGTAAATTGCCAATTATTATTCTCTCACTAACATTAAAAATTCAAACATAAGAGGGAAAAATATGAATTCCATTCTTTAATTCAGTTTGGCCTTAGGTTTGGAAGTTTTTTCATTAATCTATTACCACCAGAGTATCTTTGCTTCTTTCAGCGTTGCACGCCAATCAACTTAGGGACTAAATTTATGAGTTCACTATTTACTCCTTGCATTTATTAATCAAAAAGCTTTCCATTAGCCCGGAATGCAATAATTAAACAATCAACAAAGCCAAGCAGCCAAATAACAAAatcaaaaaattacaaaccaaACATAAGCCTACATCCATCTGAGAATCATATTCAAACACTGAAAGCCAAATCCAGACACTTCAACAGAGACAGATTAAAACCACATGACGCGCTTAAGAGACAAGTGAAACATGCAACACAGATGCTACAGGGATAAAGAAACCAATCAAGACCATTCTCAACCTCTTAACAGAAGAACAATCACAACTCCAAAAAATTACTTCCCTGTGGAGGAATTCACACCCCTGTGACAAAGCCCCTTCagaattcaataaaaaaatgacaaacAACAACAGCAACAACAAAGATCAAATTTTGACAGTGAATTCAGAGATCTGAAACCAAGGAAACCAAATTAAACTGAAAATAAACAAAACCCAGAAAGGATTAAGGGAAATTGgtcagaaaaaaaaagtggGTAGCAGAAGAATACCATTTCTGAGGCCAATACTGGACTCTTCTGTGTTGATGTTGTACAAAATGCCCTCATATCTGATTTCACTCTTGGAAGTGAGGCTTATCAAGCTCCCAATGTAGGTATCAGCCGCAGAATTCGATCGAGAAGCGTTATCGGACGCCATAACCGTAGGCAAATGAGGTTAGGGTTTGGGTTTTGGGGCCCCTTTGTCTGAAGCCCCTATTACAGTATGTTCCAAAGTTTGAAATGGGTCTGAGGTGATGGGATGTGAATGAGATTATGTACTTTACATGCACAATATATAATACTTTGTGAATGGATAGGATGCATGTGTATgtgatggtgatgatgatgatgttattatgatttacattttatatttaatgcATGGTAGTTTGTGAATGAAAATGGGATATTGTGAATGAGATATTGTGAATGAGATGATGTCTTATTTGAGTATTGTCTTATAATTTTCTTTACCCAAAATATCTCAATTAATCTTATACAAGAATGGTATGAACATTACACATCAGTTGAGGATGTggatatattaaattataagatttttacattatctacaattaattatttttttaatgattattaaaaatcaattactttgtaataaatatttttttgaaagttatatttaaaatactatttaattCATTGATtacctaaaaaaaattaaagatttttaAGAACTAAACTGCTGAAAAatcattgtttaattttttaaattaatattaatgtacagtttttatatgactcaaccacTCTTCTCCTCATTCCTTGTTTAAGGCAACAAAAAGAACATATTCTTACACATTTTCACATCAAATCTtacatgtaaaataaaataactttcacTTTTAATCTCTCTGcactctattttttattttgacttattcaaaaattatttctatatgTATGTTATTTCTATCTTCGTAAAAATTgagtaaaagataaaaatgtggATAAACAAACGTAATCGCGCTTGTGTTTCTACtagtgtaaataaaataaaagaaaaatatgaaactaAGTTATTtcagtattattttttaattaacacACATGTATATTGTCATTTAGATTATGATGAACACATTAATCATTAATTACTTTTTCTCTAAGTTTATTTtgatattcttttaattttattaaaggtTCTAGGTAAGTTGTAATGTGTTTGAGATcttatattaaaaagaaaattgttaAATCATAATTTATAAGATAAATGAGGTGTAAACTTCGTTTTACAAGTTAGTTTGTATAGTTGAGTTGGTCATATTCTCActtactaaaataatattaagttatTCAAAATTTATCGTAATAAAATTTATTGGATTGTTGTGTCACCCATGATCGAAATCGAATTCTTTTTAACCcacctataaatatataatttcacaCGTAACCAATTAAAGTGGAGATGAGTTACCATAAACTCACTTAGAGATATTTTTGagttatatttgattttaatttataacgAATATGAAATTTATGTTTCATCTTTATCTTTATGGGATAACCACTATAATTAATCACACTCATAatcattcaaatatttattgaataatttttattataaaacataaaaatatagtgTTAGTaagaaattaatgtaaaaaaactaatatatacATCTTCACAAAGTGTAAGAAATtataattagataaatttaaagagaaaataaatagtattttaataatttagcaTAACAAGgagtaaacaaataaatataaaatcataaacaaaatgaataatgtatatttatctatttcttatacataatttaaaaagtcaAATAATATCAATacacatattaatattatattaatattggcCCAATCCAAATATTTTATGCTAACACCATGATGATAATCATGTATACTATCAATAAATTcatcattttatatatatttatcattttatatatatacacccTTTTACAACACACATAGGAACAGAAATGGAGAGAAAACAAGAGGAATTTTATCACTatagaaactaaataatataCATCATTCACCATTTACAAGTATTTTGTATAATTGTAATGATAGTTAATATAGTTACAAAATACTTTAACTATTACAACACTTTCtcttaaaaatcattttataattttttattaataataaaataattttataaataaatattttttttaatctttaaaataatatataatttagtcgaTATagattttttatctctaaatttagttgttattattgattttttaatatcttAATTGTGTAAGAGATTTGGTGAATTTATCAGCAATCTAATATCCACTAAAGTAGCTCCAGTTTTCCTTTTactcactaaaaaaataaaattttgtttcaaTATATTAACTCTTTAAAAAGAGTTTTCAACCACAAATATCATGTTGTTTCTACTGGTTCAATATACTTAGCTTCAAATGAAAaaaggttataatattttacttatttGAACATAAGAGATTGATGTATTCATGTAC encodes:
- the LOC137806228 gene encoding protein decapping 5-like gives rise to the protein MASDNASRSNSAADTYIGSLISLTSKSEIRYEGILYNINTEESSIGLRNVRSFGTEGRKKDGQQIPPGDKVYEYILFRGTDIKDLQVKSSPPVQPPPQVNNDPAIIQSHYPRPVPTSTTLPSAVSGPLTDLSSHNPQLGLPGSNFQGPLPLYQPGGNIGSWGASPPAPNANGGRLAMPMYWQGYYGAPNGLPQLPQQSLLRPPPGLSMPSSMQQPMQYPNFSHSLPAVSSNLPELPSSLLPVSTTTPSVISASLPPSNLPPAPSALPPAPSTLPPAPSATLASEILPVSVTNKTLNVSTSPTMLAASLPSLTLLTNSGPEINALVPPINSKPNAISGSSLAYQTGSQLPPAVVGSSTSIHTETSAPSLITPGQLLQPGPSLVTSGQPSQAPHKDVEVVQVTSMSFPEPSLPVFADAQPPILPLPVTSRPNHRPGGAPTQTHHNYSYRGRGRGRGTGGPVTKFTEDFDFMAMNEKFKKDEVWGHLGKSKSHSKDKDGEEIAYDEDYQVEDNNDLSNVEVKPMYNKDDFFDSLSSNVHDNTSRNGRTRYSEQVKIDTETFGDFVRYHGGRGGRGPGRGGRFRGGYYGRGGGGYGYSGRGRGRGGSMPSHTL